In Hevea brasiliensis isolate MT/VB/25A 57/8 chromosome 13, ASM3005281v1, whole genome shotgun sequence, a single genomic region encodes these proteins:
- the LOC110655184 gene encoding NAC domain-containing protein 35 isoform X1 translates to MAIAATMNLNPNDNNIISTTAAAATATTTKDDHENDMVMPGFRFHPTEEELVEFYLRRKVEGKRFNVELITFLDLYRYDPWELPALAAIGEKEWFFYVPRDRKYRNGDRPNRVTTSGYWKATGADRMIRTENSRSIGLKKTLVFYSGKAPKGIRTSWIMNEYRLPQHETERYQKVNNCAEISLCRVYKRAGVEDHPSLPRSLPSRASSSRGAQSEKKNLHQLSIERFQPFGGGQSQQIEMEKMSETDGSSSSDVTTGLGLSKSTNNEYHPVPTISTSLGLPAAMEEEEIFLNQSRQACSLVPNNTNLFTGSSSVSSNPVDDLHRLVNYQQACISHHQQQQQQQYYTHHHQQQQQPSQFSIMAPQTQPLAFNVLPNSLPTALWEWNPMPEGNREYNLNNPFK, encoded by the exons ATGGCAATTGCAGCAACCATGAACCTCAACCCCAACGATAACAATATCATCTCCACCACTGCCGCCGCcgccaccgccaccaccaccaaAGATGACCACGAAAACGACATGGTTATGCCTGGATTTCGCTTCCACCCTACCGAGGAAGAACTCGTTGAGTTCTACCTTCGCCGTAAGGTCGAGGGCAAGCGTTTCAATGTAGAGCTCATTACTTTCTTGGATCTTTATCGCTACGACCCTTGGGAACTTCCTG CCTTGGCTGCAATCGGAGAGAAAGAATGGTTCTTTTATGTGCCTAGAGACCGAAAGTATCGAAACGGCGATCGACCCAATCGTGTAACTACTTCCGGCTACTGGAAGGCAACAGGAGCTGACCGGATGATCAGAACTGAGAACTCCAGGTCAATTGGGTTAAAGAAAACCCTAGTTTTCTACTCTGGGAAAGCTCCTAAAGGTATCCGAACAAGCTGGATCATGAATGAATATCGCTTGCCACAGCATGAAACTGAACGATATCAGAAGGTAAACAACTGT GCTGAGATATCACTTTGCCGAGTTTATAAAAGAGCTGGAGTGGAAGATCACCCGTCTCTCCCTCGTTCTCTTCCATCGAGAGCTTCATCATCTAGAGGCGCTCAATCGGAAAAGAAAAATCTTCATCAACTTTCCATTGAAAGATTTCAACCATTTGGAGGAGGACAATCACAGCAAATAGAGATGGAGAAGATGAGTGAAACAGATGGAAGTAGTAGCTCAGATGTCACTACTGGTTTAGGACTCTCCAAAAGTACTAATAATGAATACCATCCTGTACCTACAATTAGCACTTCACTTGGATTACCAGCTgcaatggaagaagaagaaatttttctAAACCAGTCTAGACAAGCCTGCTCTTTAGTCCCTAACAATACCAACCTCTTCACTGGTTCATCTTCGGTTTCCTCCAACCCGGTTGATGATCTCCATAGACTAGTAAATTATCAGCAAGCTTGCATTAGCCATCACCAGCAGCAGCAACAGCAACAATATTACACTCATCATCATCAACAACAGCAGCAACCTTCACAATTCTCTATCATGGCACCGCAAACTCAGCCACTGGCTTTCAACGTGCTGCCCAACTCACTACCCACCGCATTGTGGGAGTGGAACCCAATGCCAGAAGGAAATAGAGAGTACAACCTTAACAATCCGTTCAAGTAA
- the LOC110655184 gene encoding NAC domain-containing protein 35 isoform X2 yields the protein MAIAATMNLNPNDNNIISTTAAAATATTTKDDHENDMVMPGFRFHPTEEELVEFYLRRKVEGKRFNVELITFLDLYRYDPWELPALAAIGEKEWFFYVPRDRKYRNGDRPNRVTTSGYWKATGADRMIRTENSRSIGLKKTLVFYSGKAPKGIRTSWIMNEYRLPQHETERYQKAEISLCRVYKRAGVEDHPSLPRSLPSRASSSRGAQSEKKNLHQLSIERFQPFGGGQSQQIEMEKMSETDGSSSSDVTTGLGLSKSTNNEYHPVPTISTSLGLPAAMEEEEIFLNQSRQACSLVPNNTNLFTGSSSVSSNPVDDLHRLVNYQQACISHHQQQQQQQYYTHHHQQQQQPSQFSIMAPQTQPLAFNVLPNSLPTALWEWNPMPEGNREYNLNNPFK from the exons ATGGCAATTGCAGCAACCATGAACCTCAACCCCAACGATAACAATATCATCTCCACCACTGCCGCCGCcgccaccgccaccaccaccaaAGATGACCACGAAAACGACATGGTTATGCCTGGATTTCGCTTCCACCCTACCGAGGAAGAACTCGTTGAGTTCTACCTTCGCCGTAAGGTCGAGGGCAAGCGTTTCAATGTAGAGCTCATTACTTTCTTGGATCTTTATCGCTACGACCCTTGGGAACTTCCTG CCTTGGCTGCAATCGGAGAGAAAGAATGGTTCTTTTATGTGCCTAGAGACCGAAAGTATCGAAACGGCGATCGACCCAATCGTGTAACTACTTCCGGCTACTGGAAGGCAACAGGAGCTGACCGGATGATCAGAACTGAGAACTCCAGGTCAATTGGGTTAAAGAAAACCCTAGTTTTCTACTCTGGGAAAGCTCCTAAAGGTATCCGAACAAGCTGGATCATGAATGAATATCGCTTGCCACAGCATGAAACTGAACGATATCAGAAG GCTGAGATATCACTTTGCCGAGTTTATAAAAGAGCTGGAGTGGAAGATCACCCGTCTCTCCCTCGTTCTCTTCCATCGAGAGCTTCATCATCTAGAGGCGCTCAATCGGAAAAGAAAAATCTTCATCAACTTTCCATTGAAAGATTTCAACCATTTGGAGGAGGACAATCACAGCAAATAGAGATGGAGAAGATGAGTGAAACAGATGGAAGTAGTAGCTCAGATGTCACTACTGGTTTAGGACTCTCCAAAAGTACTAATAATGAATACCATCCTGTACCTACAATTAGCACTTCACTTGGATTACCAGCTgcaatggaagaagaagaaatttttctAAACCAGTCTAGACAAGCCTGCTCTTTAGTCCCTAACAATACCAACCTCTTCACTGGTTCATCTTCGGTTTCCTCCAACCCGGTTGATGATCTCCATAGACTAGTAAATTATCAGCAAGCTTGCATTAGCCATCACCAGCAGCAGCAACAGCAACAATATTACACTCATCATCATCAACAACAGCAGCAACCTTCACAATTCTCTATCATGGCACCGCAAACTCAGCCACTGGCTTTCAACGTGCTGCCCAACTCACTACCCACCGCATTGTGGGAGTGGAACCCAATGCCAGAAGGAAATAGAGAGTACAACCTTAACAATCCGTTCAAGTAA